A portion of the Limosilactobacillus reuteri genome contains these proteins:
- a CDS encoding S1 RNA-binding domain-containing protein, with protein sequence MNSALGKVVTAVMIDENDTDYFVQPDRNGQTYRLPKSESPQELHIGGQVRGFVYENEDHQLQMTCKHIPTIQVDHYDYGTVVNVRRDLGVFVDIGLPNKDIVVSLDDLPSLKHLWPQPGDRLLMALQVDDKDRLWGKLADDQIYQTISAAPDKRLLNHDTYATVYRLKMSGTFVITDDYRLGFIHPSERDQEPRLGQRVKARVIGISSHGSLNLSLKPRAYQAIGEDAQMILTMLEHDINHRLPYTDKTDPSIIRDVFGISKGQFKRAIGHLLKEKLVKQENGQLILVKENQD encoded by the coding sequence ATGAATTCAGCATTAGGAAAAGTTGTTACGGCGGTAATGATTGATGAAAATGATACCGATTACTTTGTTCAACCAGATCGTAATGGGCAAACGTATCGATTACCGAAAAGCGAAAGTCCTCAAGAATTACATATTGGTGGACAGGTGCGCGGCTTTGTTTATGAAAATGAGGACCATCAACTACAGATGACCTGTAAGCACATTCCAACGATCCAGGTTGACCATTATGATTATGGTACAGTGGTTAATGTTCGTCGTGATCTAGGAGTTTTTGTTGATATCGGTCTTCCCAATAAGGATATTGTTGTCTCTTTAGATGACTTGCCAAGTTTGAAACACTTATGGCCACAACCAGGTGATCGTTTATTGATGGCCCTTCAGGTTGATGATAAGGACCGTCTATGGGGTAAATTAGCAGATGATCAAATCTATCAAACTATTTCAGCAGCTCCAGATAAACGATTACTCAACCATGATACTTATGCCACGGTTTACCGCCTCAAGATGAGTGGAACCTTTGTGATTACTGATGACTATCGTTTGGGATTTATCCATCCAAGTGAACGAGATCAAGAACCACGATTAGGTCAACGGGTTAAAGCGCGGGTTATTGGAATTTCATCACATGGTAGTCTTAATCTCTCCCTTAAGCCTCGTGCCTACCAAGCTATTGGTGAAGATGCACAAATGATTTTAACAATGTTAGAACATGATATAAATCACCGCTTGCCATACACTGATAAAACGGACCCATCAATCATTCGCGATGTCTTTGGCATAAGCAAGGGGCAGTTTAAACGTGCTATTGGGCATTTGCTTAAAGAAAAATTAGTAAAACAAGAAAATGGCCAATTAATCCTAGTAAAAGAGAATCAAGATTAA
- a CDS encoding tyrosine-type recombinase/integrase — translation MNNEVAAFLAFLKDERQLSDNTLMSYQRDLEQTVTYLEDRGITDWQQVDHYLLIDLLNGLRQQGKANSTINRVISSLRQFYKYMIRHHNLTINPMEMIDHQYTFNQPPAPVILTEKEIEQLLAVPDISTPIGLRDRALLEIMDATGMRVSEVIALDLSALHFDVKLLQLTGKNERERMIPLSQPAVKWLTDYLDRGRPRLLRDEHETRVFLNAHGYPLTRQGIWKKMKEWVSEAKINKEVTPQTMRYSFAVHLIENGADVQLIQEILGYNAMKALQPYLQVSPQQLSANYMKYHPRA, via the coding sequence ATGAATAATGAAGTGGCTGCGTTTTTAGCTTTTTTAAAAGATGAACGACAATTAAGCGATAATACCTTGATGAGTTATCAACGGGACTTAGAACAAACCGTAACTTATTTAGAAGATCGAGGGATTACTGATTGGCAACAGGTGGACCACTATTTGCTAATTGACCTCCTTAATGGTCTTCGTCAGCAGGGGAAAGCTAATTCAACAATTAACCGTGTGATTTCAAGTTTACGGCAATTTTATAAATACATGATCCGTCACCATAACCTAACCATTAATCCAATGGAAATGATTGATCACCAGTATACCTTTAACCAACCACCTGCACCGGTAATTTTAACTGAAAAAGAAATTGAACAACTGCTGGCAGTCCCTGATATTTCAACCCCAATTGGCCTTCGTGATCGAGCATTATTAGAGATTATGGATGCAACGGGAATGAGAGTTAGTGAAGTAATTGCCTTGGATCTGTCAGCACTTCATTTCGACGTTAAGCTTCTACAACTAACAGGAAAGAATGAACGTGAACGAATGATTCCCTTAAGTCAACCAGCAGTTAAGTGGCTTACCGACTACCTAGACCGCGGTCGGCCACGTTTACTCAGAGATGAGCACGAAACACGGGTGTTCTTAAATGCTCATGGTTATCCTTTGACACGGCAAGGAATTTGGAAAAAGATGAAGGAATGGGTTAGTGAGGCTAAAATCAACAAAGAAGTTACTCCTCAAACCATGCGCTATTCTTTTGCGGTTCATTTAATAGAGAATGGCGCCGATGTTCAATTAATCCAAGAGATCCTTGGCTATAACGCGATGAAGGCTCTCCAACCATATTTACAGGTCTCGCCGCAACAGTTATCTGCTAACTACATGAAATATCATCCGCGCGCATAG
- a CDS encoding segregation and condensation protein A, translating to MNKQVQPQNPFQPVIKVHDFEGPLDLLLHLIKQSEMDIYDIQISQITSQYLDYLHQMQSHQLEVAGEYFVMAATLMDIKSQMLLPSPPVLDDELEVEEIDPRQELVEQLLEYQRYKKAADRLKDKENLRQQEYTRPAMQVPREMVKSHVEPGIKLTDLQQAFAAVLRRQQLATPLVETVAAEKVSVGQQMNHVIEIIHDGPVRFEDLFEDLHTRDGLVTTFLAILELAKHQAITINQGGLFEPIILAEGPKSDEYETNQPSAD from the coding sequence ATGAATAAGCAAGTGCAACCACAAAATCCATTTCAACCAGTTATAAAGGTTCATGACTTTGAAGGGCCACTAGATTTATTACTTCATTTAATAAAGCAATCTGAAATGGATATTTATGATATTCAGATTTCACAAATTACAAGCCAATACCTTGATTACCTTCACCAGATGCAAAGCCACCAATTGGAAGTCGCGGGTGAATATTTTGTAATGGCTGCGACTCTGATGGACATTAAAAGTCAGATGTTGTTACCTTCGCCGCCAGTGTTGGATGATGAGCTAGAAGTAGAGGAGATTGATCCCCGGCAAGAATTAGTGGAACAGCTTTTAGAATATCAGCGTTATAAAAAAGCAGCAGATCGATTAAAAGATAAAGAAAATCTGCGTCAACAGGAGTATACTAGGCCAGCAATGCAGGTTCCTCGTGAAATGGTAAAATCTCATGTGGAGCCGGGCATCAAATTGACGGATTTGCAACAAGCTTTTGCAGCAGTTCTTCGCCGCCAACAATTAGCTACTCCATTAGTTGAAACTGTTGCAGCTGAAAAAGTAAGCGTTGGTCAACAAATGAACCACGTGATTGAAATTATTCATGATGGTCCGGTTAGATTTGAAGACTTGTTTGAAGATTTACATACTCGTGATGGCTTAGTCACAACTTTTTTAGCAATTCTTGAACTGGCAAAGCATCAAGCAATTACTATTAACCAAGGTGGCTTGTTTGAACCAATAATTTTAGCGGAGGGACCTAAGAGTGACGAATACGAAACTAACCAACCAAGCGCAGATTGA
- a CDS encoding pseudouridine synthase, with product MERLQKAMAEAGVASRRASEKIILQGKVAVNGKIVTELGTKVGVHDEIVVNGVPIHHEQHVYYLLNKPRGVISSAHDDKGRRTVVDIIHDADIDERIYPVGRLDYDTTGILLLTNDGALANKLMHPKYEVEKTYVAKVEGIVKNDELKQLRLGVVIDSRKTKPAKSKLLNVDRAKKTSLVQLTIHEGRNHQVKNMFKAIGHPVTKLHRETYGPLNLYGLQPGEFRALKPEEVQLLKK from the coding sequence ATGGAACGATTACAAAAGGCAATGGCGGAAGCAGGAGTGGCTTCTCGTCGGGCATCAGAAAAAATTATCCTTCAAGGGAAAGTTGCAGTTAATGGCAAGATTGTGACTGAACTTGGGACCAAAGTTGGCGTTCATGATGAGATTGTAGTAAATGGGGTTCCAATTCATCATGAACAACACGTTTACTACTTGCTAAATAAACCGCGGGGAGTTATCTCAAGTGCTCATGATGATAAGGGGCGGCGAACAGTCGTTGACATTATTCATGATGCTGATATTGATGAACGCATTTATCCAGTTGGCCGATTAGACTATGACACAACTGGAATTCTTCTCCTAACAAATGATGGTGCTTTGGCAAATAAACTGATGCATCCTAAATATGAAGTTGAAAAAACTTATGTTGCTAAGGTTGAAGGAATCGTCAAAAATGATGAGTTAAAACAATTACGTTTAGGAGTGGTCATCGATAGTCGAAAGACAAAACCGGCTAAATCGAAGCTCTTGAATGTTGATCGTGCCAAGAAGACAAGTCTTGTTCAATTAACAATCCATGAAGGACGAAACCACCAAGTTAAGAATATGTTTAAGGCAATAGGACATCCGGTGACTAAACTTCATCGTGAAACATATGGACCATTAAATTTGTATGGTCTTCAGCCGGGTGAATTTCGCGCATTAAAGCCTGAAGAAGTGCAGTTACTAAAGAAGTAA
- a CDS encoding YjzD family protein yields the protein MLEYGMTSKGMTNMNFLSKNIVAGIWALILGEVLAYITSQLESMTPDYTLVGWCSVIMGLVVINCVDKITADANPSKNED from the coding sequence ATGCTAGAATATGGTATGACTTCAAAGGGGATGACCAACATGAACTTTTTATCAAAGAATATCGTGGCTGGTATTTGGGCACTTATTCTGGGTGAGGTCCTAGCTTACATCACAAGTCAACTAGAATCGATGACACCAGACTACACCCTTGTCGGCTGGTGTTCTGTAATTATGGGATTAGTCGTTATCAATTGTGTGGATAAAATTACCGCAGATGCAAATCCTAGCAAAAATGAAGATTAA
- the dnaE gene encoding DNA polymerase III subunit alpha, whose translation MDFTPLDVKSSYSLLKSPTRISDLVTTAKERGYKALALTDENVLYGAVEFYNAAKKAGIKPILGLRLVVALNETDGTKLDLVFLAKNQRGYQHLMDLSTLQQTQKDKKVPLTVAQISPLLDDLFIIIPPQSTVFSVLAQPTSILTELANLGDDDSVLLGVNSRLDDVQIDTLQQLSKQLSLPLVGTSPVDYLNANDLFASRVLQAIDAGVELKDPTIEAGRRGQHYLHSKEQVVQDYEARGISAAAQKTVEVATLCNVELQFRAPVLPHFKNQAGISSQQYLRSLCIQGLKKRRVAPGKTIQQYQERLAMELKVIHEMGFDDYFLIVWDVMNFAHQQKITTDPGRGSAAGSLVAYALAITEVDPLQYDLLFERFLNPERAQMPDIDLDIPDNRRDEVLQYVHQKYGHQRVAQIITFGTLAAKQVVRDVSRVFNLPRYDMQRLIDTLPHGLHVTLKDALNESQQLKNLLDDNPKFRLLIQVAQQLEGLPRHYSIHAAGIVLSEQPLHEVVPLQDGSDGLLMTQFAKDTVEALGLLKMDFLGLKNLSIMDNTLQMIRQEDPNFDLQKINFNDPLTLQLFQQGKTEGIFQFESSGIRNVLVNLHPTNFEDIVAVNALYRPGPMENIPHFTARKAGKEKITYPAPSLEKILGPTYGILVYQEQVMQLASVMAGFTLGEADLLRRAMSKKKKATMEDMRTKFIAGATEHGYSAQVAHQVFEYIDRFANYGFNRSHAVAYSMMAFEMAYLKVHYPAAFFTTLMNAETNIEKLKRHVGDAKQFGVKISGPRINISESSFLLHDGTVYFGFSAIKRVRRDFVAAILEERQENGKFTDLRNFITRIPERWQKQELIEPLIYSGAFDNMGYNRAEMIDALPKLISGIELFAGFASFDDPALQTAIDQRNEFPLLTRLTKENEYLGVYLSGHPVTQYYQLGQQLHATKIDDLYPNSEATIIVLTNHVKTIYTKREHREMAFVNGTDETGAVDITVFPKQYQQFKEQLETNKILIVRGRVEYREGRGLQLVANQLQDVKKVQQERPSQRWVLRILPSLDTEMVHRELNNIFNEYHGSIPVLLFYPANDKKILLDQKRWLKNSQKAKKALVAILGQENVVLQQLNSNH comes from the coding sequence GTGGATTTTACGCCCTTAGATGTTAAGAGTAGTTATAGTTTGCTAAAAAGTCCAACCCGGATTTCTGACCTAGTTACAACGGCTAAGGAACGAGGGTATAAGGCATTAGCGTTAACAGACGAAAATGTTTTATATGGGGCTGTCGAATTTTATAATGCAGCAAAAAAAGCAGGAATTAAACCCATTCTCGGCTTGCGGCTGGTGGTTGCATTAAATGAGACAGATGGTACCAAGCTAGATTTAGTATTTCTAGCTAAGAATCAACGAGGGTATCAGCATCTGATGGATCTATCGACGCTTCAGCAAACACAAAAAGATAAAAAAGTACCTTTAACGGTTGCGCAAATTAGTCCTTTATTGGATGATTTGTTTATAATTATTCCCCCACAAAGTACGGTTTTTAGTGTGCTTGCTCAGCCAACATCAATTTTAACTGAGCTTGCTAATCTGGGGGATGATGATAGCGTCCTGTTAGGAGTCAATTCGCGGTTAGATGATGTTCAAATAGATACCTTGCAGCAATTATCAAAACAATTATCTTTACCATTAGTAGGGACGTCTCCAGTTGATTATTTAAATGCTAATGATCTTTTTGCTAGTCGGGTTTTACAAGCAATTGATGCCGGCGTTGAGTTAAAGGATCCGACGATAGAAGCGGGGCGAAGAGGACAACATTATCTCCATTCGAAAGAACAGGTTGTCCAAGATTACGAGGCAAGGGGGATTAGTGCAGCCGCGCAAAAGACAGTTGAAGTGGCAACACTGTGCAACGTTGAACTTCAATTTAGGGCCCCAGTCCTTCCTCATTTTAAAAATCAAGCAGGGATATCATCGCAACAATATTTACGTTCTCTATGTATTCAAGGATTGAAAAAAAGACGAGTTGCACCAGGAAAAACTATTCAACAGTACCAAGAACGTTTAGCAATGGAATTAAAAGTAATTCATGAAATGGGCTTTGATGATTATTTCTTAATTGTATGGGATGTAATGAATTTTGCTCACCAGCAAAAGATTACGACCGACCCTGGACGGGGATCAGCTGCGGGATCATTAGTTGCCTATGCCTTAGCAATTACAGAGGTTGATCCTTTGCAATATGACTTATTATTTGAACGCTTTCTGAATCCAGAACGAGCCCAAATGCCTGATATTGATTTAGATATTCCTGATAATCGGCGTGATGAAGTCTTGCAATATGTACATCAAAAATATGGTCACCAACGCGTAGCCCAAATTATTACTTTTGGGACATTGGCTGCTAAACAGGTCGTTCGTGATGTGAGTCGGGTCTTTAACTTACCCCGTTACGATATGCAAAGGTTAATCGATACATTACCGCATGGCCTTCACGTGACACTTAAAGATGCGTTAAATGAGTCGCAACAATTAAAAAATCTTCTTGACGATAATCCTAAATTTCGTTTGCTAATTCAAGTTGCACAGCAATTAGAGGGATTGCCGCGGCATTATTCAATTCACGCGGCAGGAATTGTCCTTTCTGAGCAGCCGCTACATGAAGTTGTACCGTTGCAGGATGGTAGTGATGGCTTATTAATGACGCAGTTTGCCAAAGACACAGTAGAAGCGCTGGGACTATTAAAAATGGATTTCTTGGGATTGAAGAACCTTTCAATCATGGATAATACCCTTCAAATGATTCGGCAAGAAGATCCCAATTTTGATTTACAAAAAATTAACTTTAATGATCCGTTGACTCTCCAACTATTCCAGCAAGGAAAAACTGAAGGGATTTTTCAATTTGAATCTAGTGGGATCAGAAATGTATTGGTCAATCTTCATCCAACGAATTTTGAAGATATTGTGGCAGTGAATGCACTTTATCGTCCAGGTCCAATGGAAAACATTCCTCATTTTACCGCCCGCAAAGCTGGAAAAGAGAAAATTACTTATCCTGCTCCTTCACTTGAAAAAATTCTGGGACCAACTTACGGTATTTTGGTCTATCAAGAGCAGGTAATGCAGCTGGCCTCGGTAATGGCTGGTTTTACCTTAGGAGAAGCGGATCTTTTACGCCGGGCAATGAGTAAGAAGAAAAAGGCCACAATGGAGGATATGCGGACAAAATTTATTGCCGGCGCAACAGAACACGGCTATTCAGCACAAGTTGCTCACCAGGTATTTGAATATATTGATCGCTTTGCTAATTATGGGTTCAATCGTTCGCATGCAGTTGCTTATTCTATGATGGCGTTTGAGATGGCGTATTTGAAAGTTCATTACCCTGCAGCTTTTTTTACTACCCTAATGAATGCAGAAACTAATATTGAGAAATTGAAGCGTCACGTGGGGGATGCAAAGCAATTTGGCGTCAAGATTAGTGGCCCGCGAATCAATATAAGTGAGAGTAGTTTTCTATTACATGATGGGACAGTTTACTTTGGCTTTTCTGCTATTAAAAGAGTACGTCGTGATTTTGTCGCCGCAATTCTTGAAGAACGACAGGAAAATGGCAAGTTTACAGATCTTCGCAATTTTATTACCCGCATTCCAGAACGTTGGCAAAAGCAAGAATTAATCGAACCATTAATCTATAGTGGGGCCTTTGATAATATGGGTTACAACCGGGCTGAGATGATTGATGCCCTTCCTAAATTAATTTCCGGGATTGAGTTGTTTGCCGGTTTTGCTAGTTTTGACGATCCAGCTCTCCAAACGGCAATCGACCAACGAAACGAATTCCCTCTGTTGACCCGTTTAACGAAGGAGAATGAATACTTAGGAGTATATCTTTCCGGCCACCCGGTTACTCAATATTACCAATTAGGACAGCAGCTCCATGCAACTAAAATTGATGATTTATACCCGAATTCAGAAGCGACGATAATTGTCCTTACAAATCACGTTAAGACTATTTATACTAAACGTGAGCATCGAGAAATGGCCTTTGTTAATGGAACAGATGAGACTGGAGCAGTTGATATTACTGTCTTTCCTAAACAATATCAGCAGTTCAAAGAGCAACTAGAAACAAATAAGATCTTAATTGTCAGAGGCCGAGTAGAATATCGGGAGGGACGAGGCCTACAATTAGTTGCTAACCAATTGCAGGATGTTAAAAAAGTTCAACAGGAGCGCCCTAGTCAACGATGGGTTTTACGAATCTTACCGTCATTAGACACTGAGATGGTGCATCGAGAGTTAAATAATATTTTTAATGAGTATCATGGTTCAATTCCTGTCTTGTTGTTTTATCCAGCAAACGATAAGAAGATCCTACTTGATCAAAAACGATGGTTAAAAAATTCTCAGAAAGCAAAAAAGGCGCTTGTTGCCATTCTTGGCCAAGAAAACGTTGTCTTACAACAGCTTAATAGTAATCACTGA
- the scpB gene encoding SMC-Scp complex subunit ScpB: protein MTNTKLTNQAQIEGLLFISGDEGITLGDLAKISGFMKPAVLAILQELKKKYEDDPTSAFILLESDQTYRLATKPQLAEVIKHYFEVPLTVPLTKALLEVLAIVAYRQPITRLEIDDIRGVQSSGSLQKLMVRGLVDTHGRLDAPGRPFLYSTTPAFLNYFGLSDLDELPPLPDQDELEMNNINGDIFLEALQAREERKDDN from the coding sequence GTGACGAATACGAAACTAACCAACCAAGCGCAGATTGAAGGATTACTTTTTATTAGTGGGGATGAAGGGATTACCCTAGGCGATTTAGCAAAAATTTCTGGTTTTATGAAACCGGCTGTTCTAGCAATATTACAAGAGCTAAAAAAGAAGTATGAAGATGATCCCACGTCTGCTTTTATCTTGCTTGAGAGTGATCAGACCTATCGTTTAGCAACCAAACCCCAATTAGCAGAGGTCATTAAACATTACTTTGAGGTTCCATTAACGGTGCCATTAACTAAAGCATTACTAGAAGTATTGGCCATTGTTGCTTATCGACAACCAATTACGCGACTAGAAATTGACGATATTCGGGGAGTGCAAAGTTCAGGATCATTACAAAAATTAATGGTTCGTGGTTTAGTTGATACTCATGGACGCTTGGATGCACCTGGCCGGCCATTTTTATATTCAACAACTCCGGCTTTCTTAAACTATTTCGGGTTAAGCGATTTAGATGAACTTCCACCGCTACCTGATCAAGATGAATTAGAAATGAATAATATTAATGGTGATATTTTCCTCGAAGCGTTACAAGCGCGAGAAGAACGAAAGGACGATAATTAA
- the pyk gene encoding pyruvate kinase, with protein sequence MKKTKIVSTLGPASTDVDTIVKLINAGANIFRFNFSHGDHPEHLGRIENVHKAEEITGKHVGLMLDTKGAEIRTTVQKEGKINFEIGDKVRISMDPSIEGTHDKIAVTYPGLYDDTHVGGHVLFDDGLIDMVIDEKDDANKELVCHVLNHGVLGSRKGVNAPGVSINLPGITEKDSSDIRFGLENKINYIAASFVRKAQDVLDIRELLKEKNMEDVQIFPKIESQEGIDNFEEIIAVSDGLMVPRGDMGVEIPAQNVPIVQKHMIKRCNELGKPVITATQMLDSMQENPRPTRAEVSDVANAVFDGTDATMLSGESANGDYPVESVAMMNDIDIKAENHLWEFGTEKFDWDKSDVTETIGSAVANAAKDLDIHTIVAYTASGYTAKMISKYRPNADIVALTPNERVERGLMINWGVQPYVVDEMKNTDTMFDLAAKKAVELGFAKKGDKIIIVAGVPLGVPGATNMMRVKTID encoded by the coding sequence ATGAAGAAAACCAAGATTGTAAGTACACTTGGTCCTGCAAGTACTGATGTTGATACGATCGTTAAGTTGATCAATGCGGGAGCTAACATTTTCCGTTTCAACTTCTCACACGGTGACCACCCAGAACACTTGGGTCGGATCGAAAACGTACACAAGGCTGAAGAAATTACTGGCAAGCACGTTGGTCTTATGCTTGATACTAAGGGTGCCGAAATTCGGACTACTGTTCAAAAAGAAGGTAAGATCAACTTTGAAATTGGCGACAAGGTTCGCATTTCAATGGATCCTTCAATTGAAGGTACTCATGACAAGATTGCTGTTACCTACCCAGGCTTATACGATGATACTCATGTTGGTGGCCATGTTCTTTTTGATGATGGTTTAATTGACATGGTTATTGATGAAAAAGACGATGCAAACAAGGAACTTGTATGTCACGTCTTAAACCATGGTGTTCTTGGTTCTCGAAAGGGTGTTAACGCCCCTGGTGTATCAATCAACTTACCAGGTATTACTGAAAAGGACAGTAGCGATATTCGTTTTGGTTTGGAAAACAAGATCAACTACATTGCTGCATCCTTCGTTCGTAAGGCTCAAGATGTTCTTGACATTCGTGAATTACTTAAGGAAAAGAACATGGAAGATGTTCAAATTTTCCCTAAGATTGAATCTCAAGAAGGTATCGACAACTTTGAAGAAATCATCGCTGTTTCTGACGGTTTAATGGTACCTCGTGGTGATATGGGTGTTGAAATTCCTGCCCAAAATGTGCCAATTGTTCAAAAGCACATGATCAAGCGTTGTAACGAATTAGGTAAGCCAGTTATTACTGCTACCCAAATGCTTGACTCAATGCAAGAAAACCCACGTCCAACCCGTGCCGAAGTATCAGACGTTGCTAACGCCGTATTTGATGGTACTGATGCTACTATGCTTTCTGGTGAAAGTGCTAACGGTGACTACCCAGTTGAATCTGTTGCAATGATGAACGACATTGATATCAAAGCTGAAAACCACCTTTGGGAATTCGGTACTGAAAAGTTCGATTGGGACAAGTCTGACGTAACTGAAACTATCGGTTCTGCTGTTGCTAACGCAGCTAAAGACTTAGACATTCACACAATTGTTGCTTACACTGCTTCAGGCTACACTGCTAAGATGATTTCTAAGTACCGTCCTAACGCTGATATTGTTGCATTAACTCCAAACGAACGTGTAGAACGTGGACTTATGATCAACTGGGGTGTTCAACCATACGTTGTTGATGAAATGAAGAACACTGATACAATGTTCGACTTAGCTGCTAAGAAGGCTGTTGAACTTGGCTTTGCTAAGAAGGGCGACAAGATCATTATCGTTGCCGGTGTTCCTTTGGGTGTACCAGGTGCAACTAACATGATGCGTGTTAAGACTATCGACTAA